The Polypterus senegalus isolate Bchr_013 chromosome 9, ASM1683550v1, whole genome shotgun sequence genome includes a window with the following:
- the LOC120536053 gene encoding uncharacterized protein LOC120536053 → METGVWTTAEIVVGLSLSALYVFTPRALLHVQGASPPSDGAHYHVIRTLVCVWLSSNFKLLLLKKRRDCAARSAQATSKLIAFLAILLNAFHGNCMSKLYGDKLPLVDIASCLFFILSSLSHVSFTKTTAAAVVELNRLLTDPQSLTLHIDFLATCVFGLLWLACPDWLLGFQTDEPEDDAFHLHLIRAFGAMMIGDGFVALAAQNLKTKQDEPPIFAGRVLGTTVLFLLMIYTLTTTSTWRGIHVWFGLVGAGVWTGNSVQGYLELKKRAGIWDVTKSK, encoded by the exons ATGGAGACCGGCGTGTGGACCACCGCAGAGATCGTCGTGGGTCTCAGCCTCAGCGCACTTTATGTCTTTACCCCCAGGGCACTCCTCCATGTCCAG GGCGCGAGTCCACCTTCAGACGGCGCACACTATCACGTGATCCGGACCCTGGTCTGTGTATGGCTGTCAAGCAACTTCAAACTCCTCCTCCTAAAGAAGAGGCGGGACTGCGCAGCTCGGAGTGCGCAGGCCACTTCCAAGCTCATT GCATTTTTGGCCATTTTGCTGAACGCCTTTCATGGGAACTGTATGTCAAAATTATATGGTGATAAG CTCCCTCTAGTGGACATCGCCTCCTGCCTCTTCTTCATCCTCAGCAGTCTAAGCCACGTGTCATTCACCAAGACAACAGCCGCAGCAGTGGTGGAGCTCAACAGACTGTTGACGGACCCCCAGTCGCTGACCTTGCACATTGACTTCCTCGCCACATGTGTGTTTGGGCTTCTCTGGCTCGCCTGTCCGGATTGGCTGCTGGGATTCCAG ACCGATGAACCTGAAGATGACGCCTTCCACCTGCACCTCATCCGGGCCTTTGGTGCCATGATGATCGGAGACGGCTTTGTGGCGCTGGCTGCACAGAACCTGAAAACGAAACAGGATGAGCCGCCCATCTTCGCAGGCCGAGTTCTT GGGACCACCGTTCTTTTCTTACTTATGATCTACACCCTCACGACCACGTCTACATGGAGGGGCATCCACGTCTGGTTTGGATTGGTGGGTGCGGGTGTGTGGACGGGGAATTCAGTTCAGGGGTACCTGGAATTGAAGAAGCGGGCTGGCATCTGGGATGTGACCAAGTCCAAATGA